One window from the genome of Daphnia pulex isolate KAP4 chromosome 9, ASM2113471v1 encodes:
- the LOC124201706 gene encoding alpha-(1,3)-fucosyltransferase C-like isoform X1: MHIFKTLFSQLDRHRVFYLLWLLFLLNVFTFKQLTLTEDDVDSKELVVIKRIDRSAFRQLDMKKILMWNPWYGDFGFALDDDFAFSRVGCKFTNCILSKNKNIVTPERADAIVFLYTNLCELPKVHGRQEYQRFVLLTDDPPMCYPRNYFERNNLFGSFFNWTISYRENADVTWKRGWIEKLDKPTKKNSFSQMRLRTNKKKKKLVGWYVARCGSMSKREGYINELKEYIQVDSFGPCGNLSCPETNGSPGEALQPCLDMLADNYKFVLAFERFICDDFVTKRFFDLLSRDTVPIVFGGADYTRIAPPHSFVDALSFNPRQLADRLLELDKSDRQYYRHFWWKDFYQVHSGYQELSTRPFCDLCEKLNSNLPRKVYRDIDAWWYNSTKCSGPEDRGIVIRNKGNEDLHSIQIPWSLDD, from the exons ATGCATATATTTAAGACGTTGTTTTCCCAGTTGGACCGCCATCGTGTCTTTTACCTTTTGTGGCTACTCTTCTTACTCAACGTTTTCACCTTCAAACAACTGACATTAACCGAGGATGACGTTGATAGTAAAGAGTTGGTAGTTATCAAGCGCATTGACCGATCCGCTTTTCGGCAACTTGATATGAAGAAAATTCTTATGTGGAATCCGTGGTATGGCGACTTTGGGTTCGCATTGGATGATGATTTTGCCTTCAG TCGTGTCGGATgtaaatttacaaattgtatCCTGTCTAAAAATAAGAACATAGTTACCCCAGAACGTGCAGATGCCATCGTCTTCCTTTATACCAACTTGTGTGAATTACCAAAAGTCCACGGGCGCCAAGAATACCAGCGATTTGTGTTGTTAACTGATGACCCCCCGATGTGCTATCCACGTAATTACTTCGAACGAAATAATCTTTTTGGAAGTTTCTTCAACTGGACAATCTCGTATCGAGAAAATGCCGACGTAACATGGAAAAGAGGCTGGATCGAGAAGCTGGACAAACCTAccaagaaaaattctttctcaCA AATGCGATtgcgaacaaacaaaaagaaaaagaaactagtcGGTTGGTATGTCGCTCGCTGTGGGTCCATGAGCAAGCGAGAAGGATACATCAACGAGTTGAAA GAATATATACAGGTGGATAGTTTCGGTCCGTGCGGAAATTTGAGCTGCCCAGAAACAAACGGATCGCCCGGGGAAGCTCTACAACCTTGCCTTGATATGCTAGCAGATAACTACAAATTCGTACTGGCATTCGAACGTTTCATCTGCGATGATTTCGTcaccaaaagattttttgatcTCCTCAGTCGCGACACAGTTCCTATTGTCTTTGG AGGTGCAGACTATACTCGAATAGCACCACCACATTCCTTCGTTGATGCTCTTTCATTCAATCCAAGACAGTTAGCTGATCGTTTATTAGAACTTGACAAAAGTGACCGCCAATACTATCGACACTTTTGGTGGAAAGATTTTTACCAG gtacATTCTGGATATCAAGAGTTATCTACTCGTCCGTTTTGCGACTTGTGCGAAAAGCTAAATAGCAATCTACCACGCAAAGTTTATCG TGATATCGATGCATGGTGGTACAACAGCACCAAATGTTCTGGTCCAGAAGATCGTGGTATCGTGATACGTAATAAAGGTAACGAGGATCTGCACAGCATTCAAATCCCTTGGTCTTTGGATGATTAG
- the LOC124201706 gene encoding alpha-(1,3)-fucosyltransferase C-like isoform X2, which translates to MCYPRNYFERNNLFGSFFNWTISYRENADVTWKRGWIEKLDKPTKKNSFSQMRLRTNKKKKKLVGWYVARCGSMSKREGYINELKEYIQVDSFGPCGNLSCPETNGSPGEALQPCLDMLADNYKFVLAFERFICDDFVTKRFFDLLSRDTVPIVFGGADYTRIAPPHSFVDALSFNPRQLADRLLELDKSDRQYYRHFWWKDFYQVHSGYQELSTRPFCDLCEKLNSNLPRKVYRDIDAWWYNSTKCSGPEDRGIVIRNKGNEDLHSIQIPWSLDD; encoded by the exons ATGTGCTATCCACGTAATTACTTCGAACGAAATAATCTTTTTGGAAGTTTCTTCAACTGGACAATCTCGTATCGAGAAAATGCCGACGTAACATGGAAAAGAGGCTGGATCGAGAAGCTGGACAAACCTAccaagaaaaattctttctcaCA AATGCGATtgcgaacaaacaaaaagaaaaagaaactagtcGGTTGGTATGTCGCTCGCTGTGGGTCCATGAGCAAGCGAGAAGGATACATCAACGAGTTGAAA GAATATATACAGGTGGATAGTTTCGGTCCGTGCGGAAATTTGAGCTGCCCAGAAACAAACGGATCGCCCGGGGAAGCTCTACAACCTTGCCTTGATATGCTAGCAGATAACTACAAATTCGTACTGGCATTCGAACGTTTCATCTGCGATGATTTCGTcaccaaaagattttttgatcTCCTCAGTCGCGACACAGTTCCTATTGTCTTTGG AGGTGCAGACTATACTCGAATAGCACCACCACATTCCTTCGTTGATGCTCTTTCATTCAATCCAAGACAGTTAGCTGATCGTTTATTAGAACTTGACAAAAGTGACCGCCAATACTATCGACACTTTTGGTGGAAAGATTTTTACCAG gtacATTCTGGATATCAAGAGTTATCTACTCGTCCGTTTTGCGACTTGTGCGAAAAGCTAAATAGCAATCTACCACGCAAAGTTTATCG TGATATCGATGCATGGTGGTACAACAGCACCAAATGTTCTGGTCCAGAAGATCGTGGTATCGTGATACGTAATAAAGGTAACGAGGATCTGCACAGCATTCAAATCCCTTGGTCTTTGGATGATTAG